The following proteins are encoded in a genomic region of Canis lupus familiaris isolate Mischka breed German Shepherd chromosome 6, alternate assembly UU_Cfam_GSD_1.0, whole genome shotgun sequence:
- the LOC119876365 gene encoding olfactory receptor 2C1 has protein sequence MPEANDSFLEGFILMGISDHPQLEIIFFMVILFSYLLTLLGNSTIILLSWLDARLHTPMYFFLSNLSTLDLAFTTSSVPQMLINLWGPDKTISYGGCVTQLYVFLWLGATECILLVVMAFDRYVAVCRPLHYTTIMNPRLCWLLAAIAWLGGLSNSVIQSTFTLQLPLCGHRRVDNFLCEVPAMIKLACGDTSLNEVVLNGVCTFFTAVPLSVILISYCYIAQAVLKIHSVEGQRKAFNMCLSHLVVVLLFYGSAIYGYLLPAKTSNQDQGKFISLFYSVVTPTVNPLIYTLRNREVKGALRRLLGKGRSLG, from the coding sequence ATGCCAGAGGCCAACGACAGCTTCCTGGAGGGCTTCATTCTGATGGGTATATCTGACCATCCCCAGCTGGAGATAATCTTTTTCATGGTCATTCTCTTCTCTTACTTACTGACTCTGCTTGGGAACTCAACCATTATCCTGCTTTCCTGGCTGGATGCCCGGCTCCATactcccatgtacttcttcctcagcaACCTCTCCACCCTGGACCTTGCTTTTACTACTAGCTCAGTCCCCCAAATGCTGATCAACTTATGGGGACCAGATAAGACCATAAGCTATGGTGGCTGTGTGACCCAGCTCTATGTTTTCCTCTGGCTAGGGGCCACTGAGTGTATCCTGCTTGTGGTGATGGCGTTTGACCGCTATGTGGCAGTTTGCCGGCCCCTGCACTACACCACCATCATGAACCCTCGGctctgctggctgctggctgccaTTGCATGGCTGGGTGGCTTGAGCAACTCTGTGATCCAGTCAACCTTCACTCTGCAGCTCCCCTTATGTGGGCACCGGAGGGTGGACAACTTCCTGTGTGAGGTACCTGCCATGATCAAACTGGCCTGTGGAGACACGAGTCTCAATGAGGTTGTGCTCAATGGTGTCTGCACCTTCTTCACTGCTGTCCCACTAAGTGTCATCCTGATCTCCTACTGCTACATAGCTCAGGCAGTGCTGAAGATCCACTCagtagagggacagagaaaggccTTTAATATGTGCCTCTCACATCTGGTGGTGGTGTTGCTCTTCTATGGCTCAGCTATCTATGGGTATCTCCTTCCAGCTAAGACCAGCAACCAGGACCAGGGCAAATTCATTTCCCTCTTCTACTCTGTGGTCACACCAACGGTGAACCCTCTCATCTACACTCTGAGAAATAGGGAAGTAAAGGGAGCACTAAGGAGGCTGCTAGGAAAGGGAAGATCACTTGGCTGA